In Myxococcus stipitatus, the following are encoded in one genomic region:
- a CDS encoding c-type cytochrome, producing MRVGGRNWGRCVSVALLLSLGACRQREEPPKAAAPAPAPVQPAAAPTPPVERAAGDAALVERGRYLAESVLGCVGCHTARDYSRYGGPLSGPMLAGACYGEEWEMPGTLCAPNITSDPEHGVGRWTDTELLRTLREGYGRDGRTLFPMMPYMEWRTLSDGDARAVVAWLRTVPAVAKATPPSSLPAEVTADIKDLAAPLPGPVPEPGSDPVARGAYLAALAQCAFCHTSGDDPPKPFAGGRTAPTPYGGERVPSLLPDGPVMKGLSEDAFIARFAVFKDLGHAPSRKGQLNKLAMPWASLATMKDADLRAVYRYLRTQGGPPSEAPRRASGP from the coding sequence GTGAGGGTCGGTGGCCGAAACTGGGGAAGGTGTGTTTCCGTCGCGCTGCTCTTGAGCCTGGGCGCCTGTCGTCAGCGGGAGGAGCCACCCAAGGCGGCCGCTCCGGCACCCGCGCCCGTTCAACCCGCCGCGGCCCCGACGCCTCCCGTGGAGCGGGCCGCGGGTGACGCCGCCCTGGTCGAGCGTGGCCGGTACCTGGCCGAGTCCGTGCTCGGCTGTGTTGGCTGCCACACAGCGCGCGACTACAGCCGTTACGGCGGGCCGCTGTCGGGCCCGATGCTGGCAGGCGCTTGTTACGGCGAGGAATGGGAGATGCCGGGCACGCTCTGCGCGCCGAACATCACCTCGGACCCGGAGCATGGCGTGGGCCGGTGGACGGATACAGAGCTGTTGCGCACGCTTCGCGAGGGCTACGGCCGCGATGGCCGCACGCTGTTCCCCATGATGCCTTATATGGAGTGGCGGACGCTGTCGGACGGGGACGCCCGGGCCGTGGTCGCGTGGCTGCGCACTGTGCCCGCGGTGGCCAAGGCCACTCCTCCCTCGTCGCTCCCCGCGGAGGTGACCGCGGACATCAAGGACCTGGCCGCCCCGCTCCCGGGGCCGGTGCCGGAGCCCGGCTCGGACCCGGTGGCGCGTGGGGCCTACCTGGCGGCGCTCGCCCAATGCGCCTTCTGCCACACCAGCGGCGACGACCCGCCCAAGCCCTTCGCCGGCGGGCGTACGGCCCCCACGCCCTATGGCGGCGAGCGGGTGCCCTCGCTGCTGCCCGATGGCCCGGTGATGAAGGGCCTGAGCGAGGATGCCTTCATCGCGCGCTTCGCCGTCTTCAAGGACCTGGGCCACGCCCCCAGCCGCAAGGGACAGCTCAACAAGCTGGCCATGCCCTGGGCCTCCCTGGCCACCATGAAGGACGCGGACCTCCGCGCCGTGTACCGCTACCTCCGGACCCAGGGGGGCCCCCCTTCGGAGGCCCCGCGGCGCGCGAGTGGTCCGTGA
- a CDS encoding aromatic ring-hydroxylating dioxygenase subunit alpha, with the protein MTQSPEVRPYRDTFAAYWHPVAYAHELGTAPLPARLLGTELVLWRTASGVAATQRYCPHRGADLCSGALTPEGLRCAFHGWTYARSGACIRIPSQPQSPIPERARLVSYLAAERYGLIWVCLSPEPVAPLPSWPELEDTSSVATVALPRLDWDTSAGRMLEIVLDVAHLSFVHEGTFGNPEQPEVPAYDVERREQGLSARIVYPALSPGIGGAPPRVDRTTLTYDVTFPFAVRLSFKPTLFYAHTVYAVASPGSEEKMQCFYFASYHPRIRNFADMFVKSESAILEQDRRIAEGQRPRAHPLDFSGEVPVRADRLPLEYRRALVALRLGRPPDAPGFE; encoded by the coding sequence ATGACTCAGTCCCCCGAGGTCCGCCCGTACCGGGACACCTTCGCCGCGTACTGGCATCCGGTCGCCTACGCCCATGAGCTGGGGACCGCGCCGCTCCCGGCGCGGTTGTTGGGCACGGAGCTCGTCCTCTGGCGCACCGCCTCCGGTGTCGCGGCGACGCAGCGCTACTGCCCCCACCGTGGCGCGGACCTCTGTTCGGGGGCCCTCACCCCGGAGGGACTTCGCTGCGCGTTCCACGGTTGGACCTACGCGCGGTCGGGGGCCTGCATCCGAATCCCGTCGCAGCCTCAGTCCCCCATCCCGGAGCGGGCGAGGCTGGTGTCGTATCTCGCCGCGGAGCGTTATGGCCTCATCTGGGTGTGTCTGTCCCCGGAGCCCGTGGCGCCCCTTCCGTCGTGGCCGGAGCTGGAGGACACGAGCAGCGTCGCCACCGTCGCGCTGCCGCGCCTGGACTGGGACACCTCCGCCGGGCGCATGCTGGAAATCGTCCTGGATGTGGCCCACCTCTCCTTCGTGCACGAGGGGACGTTCGGCAATCCAGAGCAGCCGGAGGTTCCGGCGTATGACGTGGAGCGTCGGGAACAAGGGCTGAGCGCGCGCATTGTCTACCCCGCGCTGTCGCCTGGCATTGGCGGAGCCCCGCCCCGCGTCGACCGGACCACGCTCACCTACGACGTGACGTTCCCGTTCGCCGTCCGCCTCTCCTTCAAGCCGACGCTCTTCTACGCGCACACCGTCTACGCGGTCGCCTCACCCGGGTCCGAGGAGAAGATGCAGTGCTTCTACTTCGCCTCCTACCACCCGAGGATTCGCAACTTCGCGGACATGTTCGTGAAGTCGGAGTCGGCCATCCTCGAGCAGGACCGCCGCATCGCGGAGGGACAGCGGCCTCGCGCGCACCCCCTGGATTTCTCCGGGGAAGTCCCCGTCCGGGCTGACCGGCTCCCCTTGGAATACCGCCGGGCGCTCGTGGCCCTGCGCCTGGGCCGTCCGCCGGACGCACCCGGATTCGAATAG
- a CDS encoding Xan family putative trans-acting RiPP leader peptide encodes MAEEAPRSSSEADVSVASTPASTDAEPPALEKLDEIEEIDFLLQEIESKIAPLALA; translated from the coding sequence ATGGCAGAAGAGGCTCCTCGGTCCTCATCCGAAGCGGACGTGTCTGTGGCATCCACCCCGGCCTCGACGGACGCCGAGCCCCCGGCCCTCGAGAAGCTCGACGAGATTGAGGAGATCGACTTCCTCCTTCAGGAAATCGAGAGCAAGATCGCCCCGCTCGCCCTCGCATGA